The following are from one region of the Oncorhynchus kisutch isolate 150728-3 unplaced genomic scaffold, Okis_V2 Okis03b-Okis08b_hom, whole genome shotgun sequence genome:
- the LOC109885963 gene encoding cathepsin D: MKVLYLCLFAALALASDALVRIPLRKFRSIRRTLTDSGRAAEELLAGQEHTKYNNLGFPSSSNGPTPETLKNFMDAQYYGEIGLGTPVQTFTVVFDTGSSNLWVPSIHCSFTDIACLLHHKYNGAKSSTYVKNGTAFAIQYGSGSLSGYLSQDTCTIGGLSIEDQGFGEAIKQPGVAFIAAKFDGILGMAYPRISVDGVAPPFDNIMSQKKVEQNVFSFYLNRNPDSEPGGELLLGGTDPKYYSGDFQYLDVSRQAYWQIHMDGMGVGSQLSLCKGGCEAIVDTGTSLITGPAAEVKALQRAIGATPLIQGEYMVNCDKIPTMPVITFNLGGQSYSLTAEQYVLKESQAGKTICLSGFMGLDIPPPAGPLWILGDVFIGQYYTVFDRDNNRVGFAKSK; this comes from the exons ATGAAGGTTTTATACCTGTGTCTTTTCGCGGCACTTGCTTTGGCATCTGATGCACTCGTCCG aatTCCGTTGAGGAAGTTCCGTTCCATCAGGCGCACACTGACTGACTCGGGCAGGGCAGCAGAAGAGCTGTTGGCCGGGCAGGAACACACTAAGTACAACAACCTGGGCTTCCCCTCCTCCAGTAATGGACCCACTCCAGAAACCCTGAAGAACTTTATGGAT gcTCAGTACTACGGTGAGATCGGCCTGGGGACTCCCGTCCAGACATTCACTGTGGTGTTTGATACAGGCTCCTCTAACTTGTGGGTCCCTTCCATCCACTGCTCCTTCACAGACATCGCCTGCT tgctTCACCACAAGTATAACGGTGCCAAGTCCAGTACGTATGTGAAGAACGGAACGGCCTTCGCCATCCAGTATGGGTCTGGCAGTCTGTCTGGGTACCTCAGCCAAGACACGTGCACG ATTGGAGGCCTGTCCATAGAGGACCAGGGGTTCGGTGAGGCCATCAAGCAGCCTGGCGTAGCCTTCATCGCTGCGAAGTTTGACGGCATCCTGGGCATGGCCTACCCCCGTATCTCTGTGGACGGGGTCGCTCCGCCGTTCGACAACATCATGAGCCAGAAGAAAGTAGAGCAGAACGTGTTCTCCTTCTACCTCAACAG GAACCCAGACTCTGAGCCCGGCGGGGAGCTCCTGCTGGGAGGAACTGACCCTAAGTACTACAGTGGAGACTTCCAGTACCTCGATGTCAGCCGCCAGGCCTACTGGCAGATCCACATGGACGG gaTGGGTGTGGGGAGCCAGCTGAGTCTGTGTAAGGGAGGCTGTGAGGCCATCGTGGACACCGGCACGTCCCTCATCACCGGCCCTGCGGCCGAGGTCAAGGCCCTGCAGAGGGCCATCGGAGCAACACCACTCATCCAGGGAGAG TACATGGTGAACTGTGATAAGATTCCCACCATGCCTGTCATCACATTCAACCTGGGAGGACAGTCCTACAGTCTGACTGCAGAGCAGTACGTCCTCAAG GAGAGCCAGGCTGGTAAGACCATCTGCCTGAGTGGCTTCATGGGCCTGGACATCCCGCCCCCCGCCGGGCCGCTGTGGATCCTGGGAGATGTATTCATTGGCCAATACTACACTGTGTTCGACCGTGACAACAACAGGGTGGGCTTCGCTAAGTCCAAGTAG